Proteins from a genomic interval of Paludisphaera rhizosphaerae:
- a CDS encoding RNA recognition motif domain-containing protein: MAKKLYVGNLTYQINDTDLEALFATYGTVQSAQVVMDRDTGRSKGFGFVEMSTEEEAQEAIQALNGHNYDGRNLTVNEAKPREPRSGGGGYGGGGRGGYGGGGGGGYGGGGGYGGGGGRRY, encoded by the coding sequence TTGGCCAAGAAGCTCTATGTCGGGAACCTGACCTACCAGATCAATGATACGGACCTCGAGGCGCTCTTCGCGACCTACGGGACCGTCCAAAGCGCCCAGGTCGTCATGGACCGGGACACCGGCCGTTCCAAGGGATTCGGCTTCGTCGAAATGTCCACGGAAGAGGAGGCCCAGGAGGCCATCCAGGCCCTCAACGGCCACAACTACGACGGTCGCAACCTGACCGTCAATGAAGCCAAGCCGCGTGAGCCCCGCTCCGGCGGCGGCGGTTACGGCGGCGGCGGCCGCGGCGGTTACGGCGGCGGCGGTGGCGGCGGCTACGGTGGTGGCGGCGGCTACGGCGGCGGCGGCGGCCGTCGGTATTGA
- a CDS encoding DUF6807 domain-containing protein: protein MNRRPLLLSTFAALAFAAGPARAQGLPELPAAKPVPVVQVLPLPDDQTSFTVGGREVARYWFAPRQERPFVYPIIGASGRSLTRMGHPRDPVGHGHHNSFWVAHQSVDGENYWEDPGAPRIVPRKILRYDDGDAEAAITSDNDWVGADGRVHMTDRRRMTVRPMKDGEWLLTLDLQFRAPDTPVNPGGSVVLGDTAFGPVAVRMAKTIGVADGGGRLRNSEGNEDEQGPNGCFRKPARWVDYSGPIVEGVAEGITLLDHPANPSHPSPFHVRRDGWMGAALTFGGARTIEPGKPLLLRYALYVHRGVPTPQTIDAVWTEFAKGRVEPLPAK, encoded by the coding sequence ATGAACCGACGTCCCCTGCTCCTCTCCACGTTCGCGGCCCTGGCGTTCGCGGCGGGTCCCGCGCGCGCCCAGGGTCTTCCGGAACTCCCCGCCGCCAAGCCGGTGCCGGTCGTGCAGGTGCTGCCGCTGCCCGACGATCAGACGTCGTTCACAGTGGGGGGGCGCGAGGTCGCCCGGTACTGGTTCGCTCCCCGGCAGGAGCGGCCGTTCGTGTACCCGATTATCGGGGCGTCGGGGCGTTCGCTGACTCGGATGGGCCACCCGCGCGATCCGGTGGGGCACGGCCATCACAACTCGTTCTGGGTGGCGCACCAGTCCGTCGACGGCGAGAACTACTGGGAAGACCCAGGCGCGCCCCGGATCGTCCCCCGGAAGATCCTCCGCTACGACGACGGCGACGCCGAGGCGGCGATCACCTCCGATAACGACTGGGTCGGCGCCGACGGCCGCGTCCACATGACCGACCGACGCCGGATGACGGTCCGCCCGATGAAGGACGGCGAGTGGCTGCTGACCCTGGACCTGCAGTTCCGCGCCCCGGATACGCCCGTGAATCCGGGCGGGTCGGTGGTGCTGGGGGATACGGCGTTCGGCCCGGTGGCCGTCCGGATGGCCAAGACCATCGGCGTGGCCGACGGCGGCGGCCGGCTCCGGAACTCCGAGGGGAACGAGGACGAGCAGGGGCCCAACGGCTGCTTCCGCAAGCCCGCGCGCTGGGTGGATTACTCGGGGCCGATCGTGGAGGGCGTCGCCGAGGGGATCACCCTGCTGGACCATCCCGCGAACCCCAGCCACCCCTCCCCCTTCCACGTCCGCCGCGACGGCTGGATGGGCGCTGCGCTGACCTTCGGAGGCGCCAGGACCATCGAGCCGGGCAAGCCCCTTTTGCTCCGATACGCCCTGTACGTCCACCGCGGCGTCCCCACCCCCCAGACGATCGACGCTGTTTGGACGGAGTTCGCGAAGGGACGCGTCGAACCCCTGCCGGCCAAATGA
- a CDS encoding Gfo/Idh/MocA family protein: protein MRESSRLHRRGFLGAAGAAGFAVGTAGKVLGANETITVGVMGLGGRGQTHASTFAGTPGVRVAYVCDVDESRTGATVDRLTKAKREAPKGVGDFRRILDDKGVDALIVATCNHWHAPASWLACEAGKHVYVEKPCSHTPHEGEVLIAAARKANKVVQMGNQKRSWPKVMEGISKVREGAIGTPYLARCWYSADRGSIGKGVEGPPPAKLDYELWQGPSTRRPFRSNILHYNWHWFWHWGNGELGNNGVHTLDLCRWGLGVDFPTRVVSQGGRYCFDDDQETPDTHIASYEFGSDKLISWEGLSCSPFRPGDATADATFWGDKGTLSIIGGGYVVYDHKGKEIDKATGAAGDKDHVANFLAAIRDGAKLNSEIAEGHKSTLLCHLGNIAHRTGRALACDPKDGRILNDSEAMTLWTKEYAPGWEPPK, encoded by the coding sequence ATGCGCGAATCGAGTCGTCTGCATCGGCGGGGGTTTCTCGGGGCGGCGGGGGCGGCGGGGTTCGCCGTCGGGACGGCGGGGAAGGTGCTGGGAGCGAATGAGACGATCACGGTCGGCGTGATGGGGCTGGGGGGACGCGGGCAGACGCATGCGTCGACGTTCGCGGGGACGCCGGGGGTGCGGGTCGCCTACGTCTGCGACGTGGACGAGTCGCGGACCGGAGCGACGGTCGACCGGCTGACGAAGGCCAAGCGCGAGGCGCCCAAGGGCGTAGGCGACTTCCGCCGGATCCTCGACGACAAGGGGGTCGACGCCCTGATCGTGGCCACCTGCAACCACTGGCATGCCCCGGCGAGTTGGCTGGCCTGCGAGGCGGGGAAGCACGTCTACGTGGAGAAGCCTTGCAGTCACACCCCGCACGAGGGTGAGGTGCTCATCGCCGCGGCCCGGAAGGCGAACAAGGTCGTCCAGATGGGGAACCAGAAGCGGAGCTGGCCGAAGGTCATGGAGGGGATCTCCAAGGTCCGCGAGGGGGCCATCGGCACGCCCTACCTGGCCCGCTGCTGGTACAGCGCCGATCGCGGGTCGATCGGCAAGGGCGTGGAGGGGCCGCCGCCGGCGAAGCTCGACTACGAGCTGTGGCAGGGGCCGTCGACGCGTCGGCCGTTCCGCAGCAACATCCTCCATTACAACTGGCACTGGTTCTGGCACTGGGGCAACGGCGAGTTGGGCAATAACGGCGTCCACACGCTGGACCTCTGCCGGTGGGGCCTGGGGGTCGACTTTCCCACGCGGGTCGTCTCGCAGGGGGGCCGGTACTGCTTCGACGACGACCAGGAGACGCCCGACACCCACATCGCCTCGTACGAGTTCGGCTCTGACAAGCTGATCTCGTGGGAAGGCCTGAGCTGCAGCCCGTTCCGACCCGGCGACGCCACGGCCGACGCCACCTTCTGGGGGGACAAGGGGACGCTCTCGATCATCGGCGGCGGCTACGTCGTTTACGACCACAAGGGGAAGGAGATCGACAAGGCGACCGGGGCCGCCGGCGACAAGGACCACGTCGCCAACTTCCTGGCCGCCATCCGCGACGGGGCCAAGCTGAACAGCGAGATCGCCGAGGGTCACAAGAGCACCCTCCTCTGCCACCTGGGGAACATCGCCCACCGGACCGGCCGGGCGCTCGCCTGCGACCCCAAGGACGGCCGCATCCTGAACGACTCCGAGGCCATGACGCTCTGGACCAAGGAATACGCCCCCGGCTGGGAGCCGCCGAAATGA
- a CDS encoding DNA methyltransferase gives MPSPARRASRPSLPASPIPGAPPFALMDVRSLDWNLFSVEVYGEPSGQIADLLESIREHGVLEPLVVAPGLAKGRWEVVSGHRRLACALELGTDRVPCTIREFDSDAARRAAVLEYNRQRRKTFSQLMREADALETLLSADARSRSRQNLRNSPDNSSPRTIPFGDHPSWTDDIERRNSDARADDEGQGSPSRRTGRTDVAIAERIGLGGKDLYRQARAVWAKAGEGDPRALAGVAQIDAETKTIHAAYKDLRRRDRYSADFRPTPYDVWSFRHDRAFGVPHPGSIPPSLVAHALHYYTDPGALVVDPMAGGGTTYDVALAMGRRCLAYDLEPVRPEIAPLDIRLGLPPEARDCDLIFCDPPYHTMLARKYPRGSVADAPLDAWTSFLTDLASIAFLNLKPAACFALLLAAQTEKDLPRGHGYIDHAFMGYQAALAAGFLPERRISCPMSGDYTPQQVRRARVEGRLLGQVRDLLIFRKPASATTTPGIP, from the coding sequence ATGCCTTCCCCCGCGCGCCGCGCCTCCCGGCCGAGCCTCCCCGCGAGCCCGATCCCGGGGGCCCCGCCGTTCGCCCTGATGGACGTCCGGTCGCTCGACTGGAATCTCTTCAGCGTCGAGGTTTACGGCGAACCTTCCGGGCAGATCGCCGACCTGCTGGAGAGCATCCGCGAGCACGGCGTCCTGGAACCGCTAGTGGTCGCGCCGGGGTTGGCGAAAGGTCGCTGGGAGGTCGTCTCCGGTCATCGCCGCCTGGCCTGCGCCCTGGAGTTGGGGACCGACCGCGTCCCCTGCACCATCCGCGAGTTCGACTCCGACGCCGCCCGCAGGGCTGCCGTCCTAGAGTATAACCGCCAGCGCCGCAAGACGTTCAGCCAACTCATGCGCGAGGCCGACGCCCTCGAAACCCTCCTCTCCGCCGACGCCCGCTCCCGCAGCCGACAGAACCTCCGAAACAGCCCAGACAACTCATCCCCCCGAACCATCCCCTTCGGCGACCATCCGTCCTGGACCGACGATATCGAGCGTCGGAATTCCGACGCTCGGGCCGACGACGAAGGGCAGGGGAGCCCGAGCCGCCGGACGGGCCGGACCGACGTCGCCATCGCCGAGCGTATCGGCCTGGGAGGCAAGGATTTATACCGCCAGGCCCGCGCCGTCTGGGCGAAGGCCGGCGAAGGCGACCCCCGGGCCCTGGCGGGCGTCGCCCAGATCGACGCCGAGACCAAGACGATCCACGCCGCCTACAAGGACCTCCGCCGCCGCGACCGCTACTCGGCCGACTTCCGCCCCACCCCCTACGACGTCTGGTCGTTCCGCCACGACCGGGCCTTCGGCGTCCCCCACCCGGGCTCCATCCCGCCGTCGCTGGTCGCCCACGCCCTCCACTACTACACCGACCCCGGAGCCCTCGTCGTCGACCCCATGGCCGGCGGCGGGACCACCTACGATGTCGCACTCGCCATGGGCCGGCGCTGCCTCGCCTACGACCTCGAACCGGTCCGCCCCGAGATCGCTCCACTGGACATCCGTCTTGGCCTCCCCCCCGAAGCCCGCGACTGCGACCTCATCTTCTGCGACCCCCCGTACCACACGATGCTCGCCCGCAAGTACCCCCGGGGCTCCGTCGCCGACGCCCCCCTCGATGCCTGGACGAGCTTCTTGACTGACCTCGCGTCAATCGCCTTTCTAAACCTGAAACCCGCAGCCTGCTTCGCGCTTTTATTGGCCGCACAAACCGAGAAGGATCTCCCCCGCGGCCACGGATACATCGACCACGCCTTCATGGGATATCAGGCCGCCCTCGCCGCCGGCTTCCTCCCCGAGCGCCGGATCAGTTGCCCCATGAGCGGCGACTACACCCCCCAGCAGGTCCGCCGAGCCCGCGTCGAGGGCCGCCTCCTCGGCCAGGTCCGCGACCTCCTCATCTTCCGCAAGCCGGCCTCCGCGACGACCACTCCAGGCATCCCGTAA
- a CDS encoding helix-turn-helix domain-containing protein — protein MASYFFRVEHDLLRSDAFRSLGGSAIKVYLVIGLYSDFGTDWGYPSTRTIARQAGLSRQTVIDAIQELIASGLVIANKSRGKSTAYRIIREPAPERRPTGDRAKPTSSKKTSSAPRTGRDLLEGPPETGPKSLVDPSKSGLFSLVEPAQKLDHSGREGGPKRETGSKEDTASAAIPGTPFRLSADGRLLVAVDLQELLTDQGLPENLASRLVTQRDPEAVAKVLLNALYLQSQGKLQNAPGYIRSGIEDGYDLLPQVANRLETRRRELQERLRRIEREQSQAREVDSLASQEAAVSYVLENLHPDELKRLTAVALKALPEPVVRRNPTLSNPFVRGKVYELACGEPVE, from the coding sequence ATGGCATCGTATTTCTTTCGGGTCGAGCACGACTTGCTCCGGTCCGACGCCTTCCGATCGCTGGGAGGCTCGGCGATCAAGGTGTATCTCGTGATCGGCCTCTATTCCGACTTCGGGACCGACTGGGGATATCCCAGCACCCGGACCATCGCGCGCCAGGCGGGCCTGAGCCGACAGACGGTCATCGACGCCATTCAGGAGCTGATCGCCTCCGGCCTGGTGATCGCCAACAAGTCGCGGGGGAAGTCGACGGCCTATCGAATCATCCGCGAGCCCGCGCCCGAGCGTCGGCCGACCGGGGACCGGGCCAAGCCCACCTCAAGTAAGAAGACCAGTTCGGCCCCCAGAACCGGCCGAGATCTTTTAGAAGGACCGCCGGAAACCGGTCCAAAATCCTTAGTCGACCCCTCGAAATCCGGTCTATTCTCTTTAGTTGAGCCGGCCCAGAAGCTGGACCACAGCGGCCGCGAGGGTGGGCCCAAACGAGAAACAGGATCAAAAGAGGACACAGCATCAGCGGCGATCCCTGGAACCCCCTTCCGCCTGAGCGCCGACGGCCGGCTCCTTGTTGCTGTTGATTTGCAGGAATTGTTGACGGATCAGGGCCTCCCCGAGAACCTCGCAAGCCGCCTAGTTACGCAGCGCGATCCCGAGGCGGTCGCCAAGGTTCTCCTTAATGCGCTCTACCTTCAAAGCCAGGGCAAGCTGCAAAACGCCCCCGGCTACATCCGGTCGGGGATTGAGGACGGCTACGACCTGCTCCCCCAGGTGGCCAACCGCCTGGAAACCCGCCGCCGCGAACTGCAAGAACGGCTTCGGCGGATCGAACGCGAGCAGAGCCAGGCGCGCGAAGTCGATTCGCTGGCCTCCCAGGAAGCGGCCGTCTCGTACGTCCTTGAGAACCTGCATCCCGATGAGCTGAAACGACTTACGGCGGTCGCTCTGAAGGCTCTGCCGGAGCCCGTCGTGCGTCGCAACCCGACTCTCTCCAACCCCTTCGTCCGGGGCAAGGTCTACGAGCTGGCCTGCGGCGAACCCGTGGAATAG
- a CDS encoding helix-turn-helix domain-containing protein, with the protein MTTDVDEATQVDWVQSVLFDRGYLARIRGEAIKVYLVVVEAVGGEPDRSVTISLNQLVARTRLSTPTVIDGLAQLERLGLVVSTTGPRGKVKTYYVADPPALDAD; encoded by the coding sequence ATGACGACGGACGTCGACGAGGCGACCCAGGTCGACTGGGTCCAGAGCGTGCTGTTCGACCGCGGCTACCTGGCCCGGATCCGGGGCGAGGCGATCAAGGTTTATCTGGTCGTCGTCGAGGCGGTCGGGGGAGAGCCCGATCGCAGCGTGACCATCAGTTTGAACCAACTGGTCGCGCGCACGCGTCTATCCACGCCCACGGTCATTGACGGCCTGGCCCAGCTTGAGCGGCTGGGGCTGGTGGTGTCGACGACCGGCCCTCGGGGGAAGGTGAAGACGTATTACGTCGCCGACCCCCCGGCCCTCGACGCGGATTGA